GCCTGTAGCACACCACCAGCGTAAAGCGTGGCCAGCTTGCGGGCATCCCGCTTATCGGTCTTCACCCGCTCACCGGGGGCTCTCGGGATTAGGGAAGGAGCAATCACGTCGCAGTGTACCCCAAGACTATCGAGCCATCTCTTGATAACAAACCCAGCACCGCTGGCCTCGTAGCAAAGACGGAGCTCTCAGTTTGCCCCACCGGCGCACTGCGCGCTCAAGCCGGGTACGGTCATTCGGTCCTTCTCAGAAGTCAAGCATGCCCCCCGGGGCACCACCAATAATGAAAATTGTCTGGTGATATGCTATTCTTCTCACCAGACAGGCCGGGTGTAGAGGTCGGTAGTCCTTGGTGCTGCGAGCCCGCGCAGAAGTCTGACACTGGGTGTCCCAGGCACCACCAATTGTTGCTCCCGCAAGGGAAGCACGCAGAGTAGATTCTGTTTAACGTCTGGCACCCCTCCCGGTCGTCTCATCAGTAGAAGGAGGAAGTCATGGAACTCGTTCACACTCATTGTTGCGGATTGGATATCCACAAGAAGAGCATCGCGGCCTGCGTCATCGTGCCGGGGACGAAGGGCCAGATTAGGAAGGAGATTCGCACTTTCGGCACCATGACTGAGGACATCATCAAGCTCTCGGAGTGGCTTTCGGCCTGTGGCATCACTCACGTGGCTATGGAGAGTACCGGGGAATACTGGAAGCCGATCTTCAACATCTTGGAGGACAACTTTCAACTGATTCTGGTCAATCCTCAGCACATCAAGACTGTGCCGGGACGTAAGACCGACGTCAGGGATTGTGAATGGATCGCCGACCTGTTGCGCCATGGACTGCTGAGGGCTAGCTTCGTTCCCGACCGGGAGCAGCGAGAACTGAGGGACCTTACCCGCTATCGTACCTCCATCATCGAGGAGCGGAGTGCAGAGGTAAACCGCTTGCAGAAGACTTTAGAGGGAGCCAACATCAGGCTGAGTTCGGTGGCCACCGACATTATGGGGGTGTCCGGTCGGAAGATGCTGGCGGCCATGCTGGAAGGCAAGGCCGACCCCAAGGAGATGGCGGAACTGGCCAAGGGGAGTATGCGGGAGAAGATTCCCCAGTTGGAGAAGGCTCTTGAGGGCCAGTTCCGGCCTCACCAGCGCTTTCTTGTGGCCCAGCAACTGGCGCACATTGACACTCTGGACGAACTGATTGAGCGTCTTAACAAAGAGATTGGAGACCGTGTCCGCCCTTTTGAGCAGCTTATCCAGCGCCTGGACGAGATACCGGGCGTTGGTCGAATCGTGACAGAGATCATAATAGCGGAGATAGGGACAGACATGAGCCGCTTTCCCACTGCCGATCATCTGGCCTCTTGGGCGGGGATGTCGCCGGGGAACAATGAGAGTGCGGGTAAACGCAAGAGTGGCAGGACGCGTAAAGGGAACAGCGCCCTGAGCCAAGCCTTGGTACAAGCTGGTCATGCGGCTGGGCACAAGCGAGATAGTCATTTGTCTGCCAAATATCGACGGCTGGCCAGTCGTCGAGGCGGGAAACGGGCTGCAGTAGCAGTTGGTCATCACATTCTCATCATTGCGTATCATATGATCAAGGAAGGCTC
The DNA window shown above is from Actinomycetota bacterium and carries:
- a CDS encoding IS110 family transposase, with amino-acid sequence MELVHTHCCGLDIHKKSIAACVIVPGTKGQIRKEIRTFGTMTEDIIKLSEWLSACGITHVAMESTGEYWKPIFNILEDNFQLILVNPQHIKTVPGRKTDVRDCEWIADLLRHGLLRASFVPDREQRELRDLTRYRTSIIEERSAEVNRLQKTLEGANIRLSSVATDIMGVSGRKMLAAMLEGKADPKEMAELAKGSMREKIPQLEKALEGQFRPHQRFLVAQQLAHIDTLDELIERLNKEIGDRVRPFEQLIQRLDEIPGVGRIVTEIIIAEIGTDMSRFPTADHLASWAGMSPGNNESAGKRKSGRTRKGNSALSQALVQAGHAAGHKRDSHLSAKYRRLASRRGGKRAAVAVGHHILIIAYHMIKEGSEYHDLGGNYYDLRDQTVIQNRLVRRLEAMGLKVSIESAKEAA